TACCATCATGAGCTGCGTGATGCGCTCATCTGGGGTCATGCGCTTAAAGACCGAGTCTACCCACTTGTTTTTGCGGTTAAGGGCGGTGATCAGGGCATTGGGGTATTTAATGGTGTCTTCGGGTAAGATGGGCTGGGGTTTGAAGACCACCGTTTCCTCGGCGTGCGGTTTCTTTTCTTTACAGGAAGCAAAAGAAAGAGCAGCCAGCAGCGCGGCAAGGCAATAAACGAGAAAGGTATTTTTGTTAACCGAATCAGGAATCATGTGAACAGGCAAGAAACGCTTCTTTGAGCAACCACCCAAGATGGGCCATGGAGCAAGAGCCTTTCCCTTACGCGGGAAAATGCGGCAGGGTTAGGTAAATCTATCTGAATAGACTACGCCCACACCCTGCCGTTATTGCCTTGTTTTTTAGAAAACAGCCAGAAAACAGAATATTACTTGAATATCTCCGCAAAGAAAGTTTTCATGGCCTCCCAGGACCGGCGGTCGGCGGTGGCGTTGTAGGCGGCGCCTTTGCTGTTGTCATTCCCGGACTCCGGGTTGGTGAAGGAGTGCACCGCGTTGCTGTAGGCAATGAACTGATAGTCTACCTTGGCCTCGTTCATTTCTTTGAAGAAAGCGTCTACCTCTTTCTGGGGCACATAGGGGTCAATGGCGCCGTGGGCGACCAATACCTTTGCCTTCATTTTGCCGGCTGTCACCGGTACCGTGGTGCCCAGGTTGCCATGGAAACTCACTACCCCGGCCAGGTCGGCGCCGCTGCGGGCCAGCTCCAGGGCAGTGTACCCGCCAAAACAATAGCCAATGGCAGCCACCTTGGCAGGATTCACCGTGGGTTGCTTCTTGAGTTGGGCCAGGCCTGCGGTCACGCGTTGGCGCAGCAGGGGATTGTTGCTTTTGTATTTTCCGGCCTCGGCACCAGATTCCTGCGGCGACTTGGGCCTGATACCTTTGCCGTAGATATCAGCGGCAAAGGCCACGTAGCCCATTTTGGCCAGTTGCTCGCACCGTTTTTTGGTGTAATCATTAATGCCGTTCCACTCGTGCACTACCAGCACGCCCGGGCGCTTGCCTTTCAAAGAGGCGTCATAGGCCAGATAGCCCTCCAGGGTAGTGGAGCCGTCTTTGTATTCTACCAGTTGGGTTTTGATCTGCTGTTTCTGGGCCGAAAGCTGGTTCATAAAAAAAAAGGAAAACAGTAAAAACGCATAGAAGGACTTTGCCATAGCGAATGTTGGGTTAGGTTAAGGTTAGAAAAGAAGT
This Rufibacter radiotolerans DNA region includes the following protein-coding sequences:
- a CDS encoding dienelactone hydrolase family protein, which encodes MAKSFYAFLLFSFFFMNQLSAQKQQIKTQLVEYKDGSTTLEGYLAYDASLKGKRPGVLVVHEWNGINDYTKKRCEQLAKMGYVAFAADIYGKGIRPKSPQESGAEAGKYKSNNPLLRQRVTAGLAQLKKQPTVNPAKVAAIGYCFGGYTALELARSGADLAGVVSFHGNLGTTVPVTAGKMKAKVLVAHGAIDPYVPQKEVDAFFKEMNEAKVDYQFIAYSNAVHSFTNPESGNDNSKGAAYNATADRRSWEAMKTFFAEIFK